The DNA window ATGGATGTCTCCTACAGTACGTGAGTACTGGGGGGAGTTCTTGAACAAAGCCAATAATCGTCAGCTATTTGCGTGGATGAAAGAATTTAGTCAACCTGCGAATGAAGAAGTGGCCGCACCAGAGCCGATCGTTTTAGCGCCGGCTGCTCAGGCAGTTTATGATGAATTACTGCCTAAGATTGGTGAGGTAATTCATACTGGCGATTGGATGATGGTTGATCAGGAACGTATCAATCAGTTCGGCAAAGTCACGGAAGATATGCAGTGGATCCACACTAATCCAGAAAAGGCAGCAGAGCAGTCTCCTTTTAAAACGACCATTGCACATGGTTTTTTAACTTTGGCCCTATTGCCAAAATTAACGGATAGTGTTGACCCTGATAATTCCTTATTCCCTACCGCCAAGATGGTAGTGAATATTGGATTGAATTCAGTGCGATTCCCATACCCTATCAAGTCAGGTAGTCGTGTGAGAGCGGTGAGTACGCTCTCTAAAGTGACACCGATTAAGAAAGGTTTGGAGATTGAGCGCGAAATTAAAGTAGAAATTGAAGGCGTTCGACGTCCCGGTTGTGTGGTAGTGTCGGTGATTCAGCTTCACTTTTAAATTTGAATGCGAAAGCATTAAACAATATCGGAGAGCTAAGGCTCTCCGATTTTTTTCTCTAGATTTTAGTGTTGACGATCATTTCTGAATCATGGGTACATAGCCATAATCTTGAATGATTTTCTGTGCTTCGTACGATTTCAAGTAGGTCAGAAATGACTTTACGTTCGCCGTATCTTTCTCTGGATAATGCAAAATTAAGAAAGGTCGCGTTAGAGGGTATTGCCTATCAGCGATGGTTTCTGCGTTACCATCCACATCATCAATCAATAACGAATGAACGGACATATCCACCGAACCGTAGGAAATAAAACCGACCGCTTGTGGATTGTGATTGACTAACGTTTTCACCATACCATTACTGTTGGCGACTAAGGCGTTGGGTGAAATCGTGGAAACGAGTTGGTCTTTAATCACTTTGGTCAAGCCAAGCAAAGTTTCGAAACTGTAACGAGTGCCAGAAGAGGCTTCACGAGTCACAACGGCGATGCGTTTGTCTTGTCCGCCAAGTTCTTTCCAATTTGTTAGCGTACCGCTATAAATATCAAATAGTTGTTTACGAGTCAGTGATTTTACCGGGTTATTGATATTCACTACTACGGCTAATCCATCGAGGGCTAACACGTCAATTTTCAAATCTTCGTCTTTTTCCCCTTCAGTTAAGTAGCGCGAGCTCATCGCTATATTGGATATCCCTTTTTTAAGCAACATGATGCCAGAGGTGGAGTCAGTACCGTGAACGGCGATAAAGCTTTGCTTTTGCTGATTGTTATAATGCTCAGCAAGCACATCCATCACACGTGCGACTGAGGTTGATCCAGAAATGTTGATCTCGTCTGCGTGCACAGAGAATGCGAGAGTGGAACAAGAGATAAGTGCAGCAAAAATCACTCGCAACATAAAATACTCCAAAATGGGATTAATAAAGAGTCAACAGTATATTTCGTTAAAATGACACAAATGTGAATACCTCAATAGATCAGTATGTCGCATAGTTGTGAAATTAGGTGGCTTTTGCGCGGATCGTTTATACTCATTTGCAACAGAGGTCGTTGATTATCACATCTAATCCGACGATACTGCCCCTTAAGTTAATGAGTGCATATGAGGTTTCATCATGACGGTCGTAAACATGTTGCAACGTCAGATTGAAAGACGAGCGGAGCTGATTTGTCAAAGTCGTAATCAGAACTTGCCTGTCGACATGGGTAAGTCAAGTTTTGAGTCAGTTGAGCAAGGAGTTCATTTCCTGCAGCACCATTGTAAGTTGGATTCTTCTCGCTGTGAGTACATTAGCCCTGTGGCCAAATTGGTATGGGAAGAGGATATTAGCCAGTGGGCATTGTACGTACCCGAAGACCAAGAAGGAGAGGTGAGTTGGTTGCCTTATCCTTACTTGTCGAAAAGTTCTGATTTGACGGCGTTGATTCGAGAAGTGGAAAAAGATCCGAAATCGATGTTCTGGATCTAACCAGTGTCATTTGATTTCATCATTAGCGTGAAGCAAATGAAATAAAGATGAAAAAGGCATTCCGAAGAATGCCTTTTGTATTTCTAGCGAAATGAAATCGGATTACGCGTCTTTCACTTCTGGAGTGTTTTCTTCCGCTGCTGCTAGTGTTGCCTCAGGTGCAACTTCAGCTTTAGGCGCATCAGCAAACACTTGAGTTGGTTTTGCAACAATACTGCGGTTTTCTTGGTTCACTTCAGTCAATACGATTTCAAGTGTGTCACCCAATTGGTAAACCACTTCTTTGTCGATTGAGATTGTTCCGTTATCACCGTTGCATTCGATACGCTCTTTGTTATCGAGGATCAGTGCGCCTGGAATAAACGCCGCTGCGCCATTTTCCATCACACGAATACGCATACCTGCACGATTAATATCGAAGATCTCGCCAGTAAAGCGAGTAGCTTTCGCTGGTTCTTCCGCAAGCGTACGTGCATACAACCAATCGCCAACGTTACGTTCTGCGATTTTGTGATGCTTACGATGTAGAGCCAGCTCTTCACCTACGGTTTCATCAGGCGTTTGTACTGGTTCTTTATTAAGGATCATCGCTTTAAGCATACGGTGGTTAATCATATCGCCGTATTTACGAATTGGAGATGTCCAAGTGGCGTACACATCTAAGCCCATAGCAAAGTGAGGTAATGGTTGATTACCGATCTCACTGTAGCTTTGGTATTTACGAATACGGTTATCAAGATAAGTGGTCTCTTGATGACCTAACCAACGACGTAGTGCAGCAAAGCCTTCTACTGTTGATAGAGTTTCTTCAGTTGCGTTTGGCGCGCCATGTTGGTTAACCAATTCAACCACTTCAGCCATTTTCTCTGGTTTGAAACCTGCGTGAGTATTGAACACACCTGTTTGGAATGCGTTACGTAGCGCCTTACCAGCACAGATGTTGGCCGTAATCATGGATTCTTCAACAAGGCGGTTTGCGGTGCGGCGCATGTCGGCATGAATCGCGATAACATCGTTATCTTCGCTCAGTTCGAAACGGTAGTCTGGACGATCTGGGAATACGACTGCGTTAGTTTCACGCCAATTAGCACGAGCACGTGAGAAGTCGAACAAATCACGTACGACTTGCGCCACTTCGTCAGAAGGTGCCCAGTTGTCGCTATGTCCAGTTTCAAGCCAATCAGACACATGGTCATACACTAAACGGCCATGAGACTCGATGTTAGCTGCGAAGAAACGAATGTCATCGCCAATCACGCCATCAGAACTTACGGTCACGCTGCAGCAAAGAGTAGGGCGAACTTGACCTTCCATTAGAGAACAAAGCTCATCAGCCAAATCGCGAGGTAGCATTGGAATGTTGCGACCAGGAAGATAAATAGTAAAGCCGCGCTCACGGGCTACTTTATCCATAAAATCATCTGGTGTGATATACGCCGTTGGATCAGCAATAGCGATGGTGAGGCTAAAGCTGCCGTCAGCATTTTTCTTCGCGTAAAGTGCATCATCCATATCTTTGGTGGATTCACCATCGATAGTCACGAATGGAACTGAAGTCAGATCTTCACGCACAAGGTCAGCGTCATCTTTCAATTCCCAATTTTCGATACCATCTGGTTCAGAGTTCGGTAGATCGTTTTCTGCTAGAGTTACCCACCAAGGAGCGATTTTATCGTCGGCATCGGTGATTTTTTTTGAAATCTCAACGAAGAAGCCGTTATCGCCTTTAAGTGGATGGCGAGTTAAGTGAGCAACAACCCAATCGCCCTCTTTAAAATCTTCTGGATTCAGACCCTTAGCAGTACGAGCTTTGAGCGACTGCTTTTTCAATTGAGGGTGATCAGGAGCAACATTTAGCTTGCCTTTGAACAGTTTTACGCGGCCGATAAAGCGAGTCAGTGATGGCTCAAGCAGTTCTTGTGGCTCGGCAACTTCACGCTCGTTCTCGGTACGAATGATGGCAACGACTTTGTCGCCATGAAGGCATTTTTTCATGTACGGAGGTGGGACGAAGAAGCTCGTTTTACTGTCTACTTCTAAAAAGCCGAAACCTTTATCCGTGGCTTTGATGGAACCTTCCTTCTTAGGCAGGTTTTCCTGAATTTGCTGTTTAAGCTGGGCAAGTAATGGGTTGTCTTGAAACATTATTTACTCTTAATTGTTGGTATTTATACCCTTTTTATGAAGTATGAACGCCAGTACGAACTGCTTATCGATGAGCAATTTCGTGAGCGCTGAGTGGTCACTCTTGGCATACATCACGCTACGGACATAAAGATATCCTGACTTTCTTACGATAACCGGGTAAGAAACATCACTAATGCCATTCGCGCTTGGTATCCATAACCAAGAGATGATATCGATTACCAAAGCACGCTCAGTCTGGCGTCAATGGTACTAGGTAATGGCACTAATGTATATCGCGAAGTCGGTGTCGGCGACTAAAGGCTCAATAAATCTAGGTGAATTTCTAGGCAAATTGTCGTCTTCCTCTCTTTCGATGAATTTTACTGGTGAAATAAGAGACGTAAACAGAGATTACCGATGGAAAACGCTGTGTTAGCTCACGGAAATGGGTGTTCGATTGTGTACCGATTCTAGTTTTCATAGAGCTTTGTTGCATAAAATCACCTTCACCATGCAATACGCTAAAGGTCACATACACTAGATAAAACGCTCAGTGAGCAACTTAGAATAATGACTCAACCCATTCAAGCTAGGGCATACAACGTCGTAATGTATTGTGAAGAGTGAGAGCCAATTTGAAGTATTTCTCTGTATCCTGTTTTAGCACTTTAGTTTTTGTGTCCTTTTTTTCCATTCCTGTATTTGCCAAAAGTGACAAGTTAGAAAAAGTAGGGGATGTTGGCCAATATGGTATTCCTCTCGTTGCTGGCGCTATCTCTTTATATCATCTCGATGGTGAGGGATTAGTTGAACTTGGCGAAGGAGCTGTTTGGACGGCCCTTACGACCCATCTACTCAAGAGTACCATCGATGCAAAACGCCCAGACGGTACGGATGAGAGCTTTCCGTCCGCGCATACGGCTAGTGCTGCGCAAGGCGCAGCTTATCTGCAGTTTCGTTACGGTTATCAGTACGGCATTCCTGCATATATTGCAGCTGGAGTGGTTGGGTATTCGCGCATTGATGCCGAACGCCATCACTGGCGTGATGTGTTTGCAGGCTTGGCGCTAGGCACAGGCGTGCAGTATTTGATCTCTGAGCAAGGCTGGTCAGTCACAGAATTGGCGATTGTGCCGTATTGGGAGTCTAAAGGTCTCGGTGTCGCGATATCATGGCGTTACTGAGAATGGCTAGCCAATCGAGTATCTCCATGACTAGGATATAAATTTTGCTAAGTGATTGATGAATCTGAGCTGGTTAAAATTTAAACAAACATAGTTTTTTGAAATTCCAATTTTTTAAAAGTACTTTTATTTTTAGTTGGTTATTGGAATGAATATTGACAATAAGGCGATAAATTGACCG is part of the Vibrio porteresiae DSM 19223 genome and encodes:
- a CDS encoding phosphatase PAP2 family protein, giving the protein MSFFSIPVFAKSDKLEKVGDVGQYGIPLVAGAISLYHLDGEGLVELGEGAVWTALTTHLLKSTIDAKRPDGTDESFPSAHTASAAQGAAYLQFRYGYQYGIPAYIAAGVVGYSRIDAERHHWRDVFAGLALGTGVQYLISEQGWSVTELAIVPYWESKGLGVAISWRY
- the rnb gene encoding exoribonuclease II, which produces MFQDNPLLAQLKQQIQENLPKKEGSIKATDKGFGFLEVDSKTSFFVPPPYMKKCLHGDKVVAIIRTENEREVAEPQELLEPSLTRFIGRVKLFKGKLNVAPDHPQLKKQSLKARTAKGLNPEDFKEGDWVVAHLTRHPLKGDNGFFVEISKKITDADDKIAPWWVTLAENDLPNSEPDGIENWELKDDADLVREDLTSVPFVTIDGESTKDMDDALYAKKNADGSFSLTIAIADPTAYITPDDFMDKVARERGFTIYLPGRNIPMLPRDLADELCSLMEGQVRPTLCCSVTVSSDGVIGDDIRFFAANIESHGRLVYDHVSDWLETGHSDNWAPSDEVAQVVRDLFDFSRARANWRETNAVVFPDRPDYRFELSEDNDVIAIHADMRRTANRLVEESMITANICAGKALRNAFQTGVFNTHAGFKPEKMAEVVELVNQHGAPNATEETLSTVEGFAALRRWLGHQETTYLDNRIRKYQSYSEIGNQPLPHFAMGLDVYATWTSPIRKYGDMINHRMLKAMILNKEPVQTPDETVGEELALHRKHHKIAERNVGDWLYARTLAEEPAKATRFTGEIFDINRAGMRIRVMENGAAAFIPGALILDNKERIECNGDNGTISIDKEVVYQLGDTLEIVLTEVNQENRSIVAKPTQVFADAPKAEVAPEATLAAAEENTPEVKDA
- a CDS encoding DUF3024 domain-containing protein, with the translated sequence MTVVNMLQRQIERRAELICQSRNQNLPVDMGKSSFESVEQGVHFLQHHCKLDSSRCEYISPVAKLVWEEDISQWALYVPEDQEGEVSWLPYPYLSKSSDLTALIREVEKDPKSMFWI
- a CDS encoding phosphate ABC transporter substrate-binding protein; this translates as MLRVIFAALISCSTLAFSVHADEINISGSTSVARVMDVLAEHYNNQQKQSFIAVHGTDSTSGIMLLKKGISNIAMSSRYLTEGEKDEDLKIDVLALDGLAVVVNINNPVKSLTRKQLFDIYSGTLTNWKELGGQDKRIAVVTREASSGTRYSFETLLGLTKVIKDQLVSTISPNALVANSNGMVKTLVNHNPQAVGFISYGSVDMSVHSLLIDDVDGNAETIADRQYPLTRPFLILHYPEKDTANVKSFLTYLKSYEAQKIIQDYGYVPMIQK
- a CDS encoding MaoC family dehydratase, with the translated sequence MKVADLLKHRAENLVKHTEFKQWMSPTVREYWGEFLNKANNRQLFAWMKEFSQPANEEVAAPEPIVLAPAAQAVYDELLPKIGEVIHTGDWMMVDQERINQFGKVTEDMQWIHTNPEKAAEQSPFKTTIAHGFLTLALLPKLTDSVDPDNSLFPTAKMVVNIGLNSVRFPYPIKSGSRVRAVSTLSKVTPIKKGLEIEREIKVEIEGVRRPGCVVVSVIQLHF